In Scatophagus argus isolate fScaArg1 chromosome 18, fScaArg1.pri, whole genome shotgun sequence, the DNA window AAGGATAAAGAGGACCTGAAAACGTGTATAGCCTAAAAAAAGCCAGTTTACTTTACTGCTTTAAGTACTACAAAGTACCACTGGCTTCACTCTTAATGTATTCCTACACAGATGAGAATAAATAGGGAATAAGAAAAGACAGATCTGTCGAAGGGCTTAATAAAACTAGgacatatttaacatattttctaCTACATATatggggtggagggtgggggggtctTTTCCCAGTGCTGAGCGAGACACGACCCCCTCAAAGAATCTGTGGTTCTACCCCAGACTgctatttgatattttttaataagAGCAGAGTAAGATACAAACTCATCATTCCTTTGGCATACAGTAGTGCCAGTGCAGACTTACCTGCATTCTTTAAACATGGATGAATTCACCTGCAGTCAATTCAGTTTATGAAATGGCACTTTAAAATAATCctgttcttttttgtctctAAAACAAATATCCAAACAGGTGACAGCCTTACGGGAAAGCTGCTTTGTGCTTCATAAAACTCGGAGAaacatttcttctctctgtctctgtgttacctgtttttttttttatgcctttttGGAAATGACACCACAGTGCCTCCCACCTAATCCTTTCATCCTCGTCTTTACGCCCTCCACTTGTCTTCCACCCACACCCCTCCGGCATCAATCCTCTTCTACTTCCTGCGCCTCTCCTTTCCcgtcttttgtttttgacacaAGTCACGCCGAGAAAACGGCAACGCTCCTCCCGTCCGCGTTCACGTCAGTCATCTTGTTAAACTCCCAGGTTTCTCCCCGGAGTCTGACATTCAGAGTGCTGGAGCAGAGGGAACCACATCATGCTTAAAACCTTCCTAGTTTTTGCGAGGCACATTATAggactgttttgcttttgtctgtttttgaaaaCCAAAATACGGGCATGTGATTTAGCAGCTTTGaatcatttctctgtttgttgtctCTCCGCAGCCCATCAGCAATGCAGACTTCATTGTTCCAGTGGAGATTGATGGGACTGTTCATCAGGTACTGTTGCACCGACTTTGAGAAGTGGGcttgaataaaataatacatgttAATTTATAAGGCTTTCCTTGGAAGCTGTGGCTCCATTTCTCTCCTTTAGTATTTATTATTCCCTGTGATCTTGCAGCTATGTCAAATTGGGACAGCACATACACTCCTTCCCTGAATTTagtgctttctgttttattctctgTGTATGTAGAAATACCGTGACTAGACATGTGCTTCTGTTTGTACATTATATTGATGTTAAAAGTTCTTCCGGTCTGAAAGAGGAGGACCCGTGCTGTAGCTGTAACCGGGTTCAAGTAATCCAGGATAGGCTTTCTGTATCTGTCTTGGCCTATACTTGATTACTTGCACTTGGGGCCAGCATGTAACCCACTGAGATCAGCTGAAGAGGACGAAGATGAGCGGAAATGGAAAATATGATCagagtctgtctttgtgaaagGGCCAGGGCACATACATGTTTCTGTCTTACTTTCCATATCTGGAGTCTGATTGGATAACTCTGCCTCATCTTGTCTCAGCTCATTTTGATTGAAACCAAATAAATATTGGGGTTTGACAGCCCGTGTTATTcgtgtgtcagtgtgtaaaaACTAACTTTGAaagtgtgtctgtttctgtggttttgtttcagGTGTACGTGCTGAAGAGGCCCCATGTGGACGAGTTCCTCCAGAAGATGGGGGAGCTCTTCGAATGCGTCCTCTTCACGGCGAGCTTAGCCAAGGTTACCACTCTCTACCACTGAGACAACAGTCACTGTAGTGTTGCTTCACACAGACCGTGTTaacctgatgtgttttcatttgttcgAGCAGTATGCTGACCCTGTAGCAGACCTGCTGGACCAGTGGGGGGTATTTCGCACCCGGCTCTTCAGGGAATCCTGTGTTTTCCACAGAGGAAACTATGTCAAAGACCTCAGCCGACTGGGCCGAGAGCTCAGTAAAGTCATCATCATAGACAACTCACCTGCCTCCTACATCTTCCACCCTGAGAATGCAGTAAGCCAGTTGAAAAGGAGTAAATTTGATGGTTGCTGGCGTGGTGGCATCCTGATGGTCATGATCATGACCATGGCTGGTTGTAGTGGTTAAAAAAACAGTCACGAGCTCCGTGTTGAGAGTCTGTTTCATAGTGTTTGACCCTGGAATCTTCCTGCTAGCAGGAAAAGGTGATTGTTAAAGGTGAATCTGCTGATATAAATCAGACCTAAATTCAGGTTTTTGACATTATGGTGGGGTTTAAGATCTCACAAAATCCTGCGTGAAAATGCAGTCCAAATACACAAGTTAAAAATGAGGGTAAATGATTATATCTGTGAGACACTGTCAGTTTAAATCTGCACTGTTGTTCCAGAAACAGGTTTGAGCTACAGGCAGTGTTCCCAACTTTATGAgatttctctcctctgtggGGAAGTTGctcagaggagctgctgccacTCTTCATGCCTTTGATGCATTTCCCCGATTAATTATTTACACAAGACTTGCACCGTCTCCTCACCTATAATGCAACACTTTAGCATCTGCTGTCAGCTGAGTTTTCCTCCCTTGATCAAATAAATTCTTAAATCTGTCTCTTTCCTTATTCTCTGTTCCGTCTCTCCACAGGTCCCAGTGCAGTCCTGGTTTGATGACATGACGGACACGGAGCTGCTGGACCTGATTCCTCTCTTCGAGGACCTCAGTAAAGAGGAGGATGTTTACAGTCAGTTACAGAGCCTGAGGAACAGGTAGCACACAGTGGCTCCAGCTGGCTCCTTCCTTCACAGAGGTTTCACCTCGCTGCCAGGGCCCCTGCAGCCCAGATCCCATCCTCCAACCGGTACTGAGGTCCCAGCATGGCCCCCAGTGTGAGGACTTCAGGCAGTAATCAAATCTGGAGACAACAACTGTGTGGATTCTTACCGCCTTTGCATTCTTGGACTCTGTACAGGACTCCTACTGACAAATGATCATATTACTGTATGTACATACTATATGTTTCTAAGAGCAAGACATACATAAAGTAATTTTTCTATCAGAGAGAGGAGGTTTTACTATTCTATCAAGTAATATTTTAGTTaccaaaaataatcaaatagaCAGAATGCtgagtttttctgtttctttctcaaGAAATGGGTGACCTTTTgattttttggggtttttttgtgtgtgtgcgtgttgagCTGTGCTATGCAGGCTGTTGTTTCTCGTCTGACCTTT includes these proteins:
- the ctdspla gene encoding CTD (carboxy-terminal domain, RNA polymerase II, polypeptide A) small phosphatase-like a isoform X1, coding for MDNTSIITQVANPKEEESISSSQDKVSQSNSSLKKHRSRSIFSPFFCCFRNYNDYHVEPPSANNKTLSLPPPPEENGSPPKCDQVQVIPMPSPPAKFLLPEVSIADYGKNCVVIDLDETLVHSSFKPISNADFIVPVEIDGTVHQVYVLKRPHVDEFLQKMGELFECVLFTASLAKYADPVADLLDQWGVFRTRLFRESCVFHRGNYVKDLSRLGRELSKVIIIDNSPASYIFHPENAVPVQSWFDDMTDTELLDLIPLFEDLSKEEDVYSQLQSLRNR
- the ctdspla gene encoding CTD (carboxy-terminal domain, RNA polymerase II, polypeptide A) small phosphatase-like a isoform X2, coding for MDNTSIITQVANPKEEESISSSQDKVSQSNSSLKKHRSRSIFSPFFCCFRNYNDYHVEPPSANNKTLSLPPPPEENGSPPKPPAKFLLPEVSIADYGKNCVVIDLDETLVHSSFKPISNADFIVPVEIDGTVHQVYVLKRPHVDEFLQKMGELFECVLFTASLAKYADPVADLLDQWGVFRTRLFRESCVFHRGNYVKDLSRLGRELSKVIIIDNSPASYIFHPENAVPVQSWFDDMTDTELLDLIPLFEDLSKEEDVYSQLQSLRNR